A genomic window from Haladaptatus caseinilyticus includes:
- the gcvH gene encoding glycine cleavage system protein GcvH translates to MSFEVPENRNYLESHEWVEVTDGTAKIGITDFAQDELGDVVFVELPNEGDELTQGDEFGVVESIKAVSDLYSPVSGTVTATNDDLENTPELVNEDPFGDGWMLEVDVDDESEFDDLLSADEYRDQIE, encoded by the coding sequence ATGAGCTTCGAAGTACCTGAGAACCGTAACTACCTTGAATCGCACGAGTGGGTCGAAGTAACCGACGGAACCGCCAAAATCGGCATCACCGACTTCGCACAGGACGAACTGGGCGACGTGGTGTTCGTCGAACTCCCGAACGAAGGCGACGAACTCACACAAGGCGACGAGTTCGGCGTCGTGGAGAGCATCAAGGCGGTGTCAGATCTCTACTCACCCGTTTCCGGCACCGTCACGGCAACCAACGACGACTTGGAAAACACCCCAGAACTGGTCAACGAAGACCCGTTCGGTGATGGCTGGATGCTCGAAGTCGACGTGGACGACGAGAGCGAATTCGACGATCTACTCTCCGCGGACGAGTACCGCGACCAGATCGAATAA